A genomic window from Plasmodium reichenowi strain SY57 chromosome 6, whole genome shotgun sequence includes:
- a CDS encoding hypothetical protein (conserved Plasmodium protein, unknown function), with product MINNKVYYNNLKLVINKGENEEEEDSHIKKSNDKVKNINNVMYIGNIDKYIEDNDMVKMLEIFGNVIKWQRQRNPSTNELMAFGFCEFSDIYEVYLCMNILDNIKLGDKHLKVNCSDNLKKMFERIVDVMYEKREEIKEEHKERDMQYEENEKNEENIKNEENIKNEKLKLLNYINNEMATKKMEIMKFIERVNEESDDRKKENDTIINNEINNTIDTNDHINNNINTNDHINNNIDTNDHTKVQINIEQNGNLPNNVDKFLNFMKNDNELNENKKKRKKDNSNGEKIQEDNYYLTGENDPLNVYIKKQRNNTNMDNNNNIYNNNNNNNNNNNTYSNNIICTSSNDIFSISDDADYTVDKKKKKSLKDCVNTSYCSNIEQKTNKQNDNDKEEEEEETLYISKEYKINWRERERLQKTEYKEKDLEREFYKREKEWIELEEQIKKDTYKEWNKYLLSKKKDIAKLIEIDLKGESDTSAMSNSKRREIRRAKRKKEKELDEQDKLDEIKEVEEMKKMEEMKKMEEMKKMEEMKKMEEMKKMEGIKKMEATENNINNRKDEYDKNDYTLEKDENKKNSSIVNMHKNNNDDILTSNSGSDDISVFENNHIKLKKKKRDKSYIQDDDYNEEEEKKEVFIKNDKTKYKNNNKNNLLFNCYNKYNNSEYSYNSDEEDDKVSVSKYIHTSSSEYDSYEKKRKKEKKKKKDDDDNYKRKMTNTEYENIKEGEQNIKKKKNFHSEYLQNINDQSTLNILDTNDEYTYLEEKGKKTNKNLKPVSKLDTTYLDKKNQEEKENKEEQEKKTQELKDQQNEKVRVIDIIENSKKILEKVPSSEEHIFNFPIEWNIPNFKNNISIKLKPWIYKKITEYIGADEKDIIEEISNYFVKQILNETSPKNMLIEAEKFLDSDGKIFILNMYKLIIFEQLKVKNEIQNKNM from the coding sequence atgaTAAACAATAAAGtgtattataataactTAAAACTTGTCATAAATAAAGGggaaaatgaagaagagGAAGATTcacatattaaaaagtcAAATGATAAAGTAAAGAATATAAACAATGTTATGTATATAGgaaatatagataaatatattgaagATAATGATATGGTAAAAATGTTAGAAATTTTTGGTAATGTTATAAAATGGCAAAGACAAAGAAACCCTTCAACAAATGAGTTGATGGCTTTTGGATTTTGTGAATTTAgtgatatatatgaagTTTATTTGTGTATGAATATtttagataatataaagtTAGGCGACAAACATTTAAAAGTAAATTGTAGTGAcaatttgaaaaaaatgtttgAAAGGATTGTCGATGTTATGTATGAAAAAAGGgaagaaataaaagaagagCATAAAGAAAGAGATATGcaatatgaagaaaatgaaaaaaatgaagaaaatataaaaaatgaagaaaatataaaaaatgaaaagtTGAAActattaaattatattaataatgaaatgGCTACTAAAAAGATGGAAATTATGAAATTTATAGAAAGGGTTAATGAGGAGAGTGACGacagaaaaaaagaaaatgatactattataaataatgaaataaataatactaTTGATACAAAtgatcatataaataataatattaatacgaatgatcatataaataataatattgatacAAATGATCATACAAAagtacaaataaatatagaaCAAAATGGTAACTTACCAAACAATGTTGacaaatttttaaattttatgaaaaatgataatgaattaaatgagaataaaaaaaaaagaaaaaaggaTAATTCAAATGGAGAAAAGATTCAAGaagataattattatttgacTGGTGAAAATGATCCACttaatgtttatataaaaaaacaaagaaataacacaaatatggataataataataatatatataataataataataataataataataataataatacatatagtaataatataatttgtaCTAGTAGTAATGatattttttccatttCAGATGACGCAGATTATACAGTggataagaaaaaaaaaaaaagccTCAAAGATTGTGTTAATACATCATACTGTTCAAACATTGAACAAAAGacaaataaacaaaatgataatgataaagaagaagaagaagaagaaacTTTGTACATAAgtaaagaatataaaattaacTGGAGAGAAAGAGAACGATTACAAAAAACGgaatataaagaaaaagattTGGAAAGagaattttataaaagagAAAAAGAATGGATAGAATTAGAAgaacaaattaaaaaggaTACATACAAAGAATGGAATAAATATCTgttatcaaaaaaaaaagatattgCAAAACTTATTGAAATTGATTTAAAGGGAGAAAGTGATACTAGCGCTATGTCTAATTCTAAAAGGAGAGAAATCAGAAGAGCTAAAAggaaaaaggaaaaagaGTTAGATGAACAAGACAAGTTGgatgaaataaaagaagtggaggaaatgaaaaaaatggaggaaatgaaaaaaatggaagaaatgaaaaaaatggaagaaatgaaaaaaatggaagaaatgaaaaaaatggaaggaataaaaaaaatggaagcaactgaaaataatattaataatagaaaagatgagtatgataaaaatgattataCATTGGAAAAggatgaaaataaaaaaaatagttCTATTGTTAATATgcataaaaataataatgatgatatattaacaaGCAATTCAGGAAGTGATGATATATCTGTTTTTGAAAATAACCATATcaaattaaagaaaaaaaaaagggaCAAGAGTTACATACAAGATGATGATTATAATGAAgaggaagaaaaaaaggaggtgttcataaaaaatgataaaacaaaatacaaaaataataataagaataatttattgttcaattgttataataaatataacaatagtgaatattcttataattcTGATGAGGAAGATGATAAGGTATCTgtatcaaaatatattcatacaTCTTCCTCAGAATATGATTCgtatgaaaaaaaaagaaaaaaagaaaaaaaaaaaaaaaaagatgatgatgataactacaaaagaaaaatgacCAATACagaatatgaaaatatcAAAGAAGgtgaacaaaatataaagaaaaaaaaaaatttccATTCAGAATATTTACAAAACATAAATGACCAATCCACATTAAATATCCTTGATACGAATGATGAGTATACATATTTAGAAgaaaagggaaaaaaaacaaacaaaaatCTTAAACCCGTATCAAAATTAGACACAACATATTTggataaaaaaaatcaagaagaaaaagaaaacaaagaagaacaagaaaaaaaaacacaagaattaaaagatcaacaaaatgaaaaggtTAGAGTTATTGATATTATTgaaaattcaaaaaaaatattagaaaaaGTACCATCATCAGAagaacatatttttaattttccAATTGAATGGAATATACCTAATtttaagaataatataagcataaaattaaaaccttggatttataaaaaaattacagAATATATAGGTGCTgatgaaaaagatattattGAAGAAATTAgtaattattttgttaaacaaattttaaatgaaaCTTCACCAAAAAATATGCTTATAGAAGCGGAAAAATTCTTAGACTCAGATGGAAAGATATTTATTctaaatatgtataaacTAATAATTTTTGAACAACTCAAGgtaaaaaatgaaattcaaaataaaaatatgtga
- a CDS encoding histone H3, putative: protein MARTKQTARKSTAGKAPRKQLASKAARKSAPISAGIKKPHRYRPGTVALREIRRYQKSTDLLIRKLPFQRLVREIAQDYKTDLRFQSSAVMALQEAAEAYLVGLFEDTNLCAIHAKRVTIMPKDIQLARRIRGERS, encoded by the coding sequence atggCAAGAACTAAACAAACAGCTAGAAAATCAACTGCTGGTAAAGCCCCAAGGAAGCAATTAGCTTCAAAAGCAGCAAGGAAATCAGCTCCAATCTCTGCTGGTATTAAAAAGCCACACAGATATAGACCAGGAACTGTAGCTTTAAGAGAAATTAGAAGATATCAAAAATCTACTGATCttttaataagaaaattaCCATTCCAAAGATTAGTAAGAGAAATTGCTCAAGATTATAAAACTGACTTAAGATTCCAATCTTCAGCAGTAATGGCCCTTCAAGAAGCTGCAGAAGCTTACTTAGTTGGTCTTTTTGAAGATACCAACTTATGTGCCATTCACGCAAAAAGAGTTACCATTATGCCAAAAGATATCCAATTAGCCAGACGTATTCGTGGAGAAAGAtcttaa
- a CDS encoding calcium-dependent protein kinase 2 (part of same gene as PRSY57_0609300B~gap found within coding sequence): MGNHLSVNKLKRKKKKKNFLNIYGKNTNENTNKQSNDYKYDINSSCISREGTTTLERKNLILCHSGKLEDKYIIDEKLGQGTYGCVYKGIDKVTNQLYAIKEEKKDRLKNINRFFQEIEIMKKLDHPNIVKLYETYENDNYIYLIMELCSGRELFDSIIENGSFTEKNAATIMKQIFSAIFYLHSLNIVHRDLKPENFLFQSESKDSLLKIIDFGLSKNLGTGEFTTTKAGTPYYVAPQVLDGKYDKKCDIWSSGVIMYTLLCGYPPFYGDTDNEVLKKVKKGEFCFYENDWGNISSDAKNLITKLLTYNPNERCTIEEALNHPWITQMTKSHEHVELSSTLLKNLKNFKKENELKKIALTIIAKHLCDVEINNLRNIFIALDVDNSGTLSSQEILDGLKKIGYQKIPPDIHQVLRDIDSNASGQIHYT; the protein is encoded by the coding sequence ATGGGAAATCACTTATCagtaaataaattaaaaaggaaaaaaaaaaaaaaaaactttttaaatatatatggaaaaaatactaatgaaaatacaaataaacaaagtaatgattataaatatgatataaatagtAGTTGTATATCAAGAGAAGGTACAACAACATTAGAAAggaaaaatttaatattatgtcATTCCGGAAAATTAgaagataaatatattattgatGAAAAATTAGGACAAGGTACATATGGTTGTGTATACAAAGGTATAGATAAAGTTACAAATCAATTATATGctataaaagaagaaaaaaaagatcgattgaaaaatataaatcgTTTTTTTCAAGAAATTgaaattatgaaaaaattagatCATCCAAATAttgtaaaattatatgaaacatatgaaaatgataattatatatatttaattatgGAATTATGTTCAGGTAGAGAATTATTTGATAGTATTATTGAGAATGGATCATTTACGGAAAAAAATGCTGCGACTATAATGAAGCAAATATTTTCAGccatattttatttacattcTTTAAATATTGTACATCGTGATTTAAAACctgaaaattttttatttcaaaGTGAAAGTAAAGATagtttattaaaaattatagaTTTTGGTTTAAGTAAAAATTTAGGAACAGGAGAATTTACAACGACTAAAGCAGGAACACCATATTATGTTGCACCTCAAGTATTAGATGGgaaatatgataaaaaatgtGATATCTGGTCTAGTGGTGTTATTATGTATACACTTTTATGTGGGTATCCACCATTCTATGGTGATACAGATAATGaagttttaaaaaaagttaaaaaaggagaattttgtttttatgaaaatgatTGGGGAAATATATCTTCTGATGCGAAAAACttaataacaaaattattaacatataatCCAAATGAAAGATGTACTATCGAAGAAGCTTTAAATCATCCATGGATAACACAGATGACTAAAAGTCATGAACATGTAGAATTATCTTCCactttattaaaaaatcttaaaaattttaaaaaggaaaatgaattaaaaaaaattgcATTAACTATTATAGCCAAACATTTATGTGATGTTGAAATTAATAActtaagaaatatatttatagcTCTTGACGTTGATAATAGTGGAACTTTATCATCTCAAGAAATTCTTGATGGCTTGAAAAAAATAGGATACCAAAAAATACCTCCAGATATTCACCAAGTACTTAGAGACATTGATTCAAACGCCTCAGGTCAAATACATTACACag
- a CDS encoding calcium-dependent protein kinase 2 (part of same gene as PRSY57_0609300A~gap found within coding sequence), with protein FLAATIDKQTYLKKEVCLIPFKFFDIDGNGKISVEELKRIFGRDDIENPLIDKAIDSLLQEVDLNGDGEIDFHEFMLMMSKKK; from the exons ATTTCCTGGCTGCTACAATTGATAAACAAACGTACCTCAAGAAGGAAGTCTGCTTAATACCCTTTAAATTTTTTGATATTGATGGCAATGGAAAAATAAGTGTCGAAGAATTAAAAAGGATATTTGGAAGAGACGATATTGAAAACCCATTAATAGACAAGGCAATTGATTCATTGTTACAAGAAGTTGATTTAAATGGAGATGGAGAg ATCGATTTCCATGAATTCATGCTTATGATgagcaaaaaaaaataa